In one Bosea sp. RAC05 genomic region, the following are encoded:
- a CDS encoding MaoC family dehydratase, producing the protein MPGSTQHPVPKTSAGRFFEDFHLGDVIVHATPRTVTAGDVSLYTALYGPRFAVQSSDAFAQAIGYETAPVDDLLVFHIVFGKTVPDVSINAVANLGYADGRFLKPVFPGDTLSTTSEVIGLKQTSAGDAGIVYVRSIGRNQHGEIVLSYARWVLVRKRKPGTPAHAEQVPELPKAVLPEELGEGCPPIDLSAYDDALAGSPFRWGDYAAGERIDHVDGMTVEEAEHQIATRLYQNTAKVHFDGHGARSTRFGKRLIYGGHVISLARALSFNGLGNAFHIAAINGGRHVAPLFAGDTVFAWSEVLEVAALPGREDVGALRLRLVATKNRPCADHPLKAGEGYDPDVILDLDYWALLPR; encoded by the coding sequence ATGCCCGGATCGACACAGCATCCCGTCCCGAAGACGAGCGCCGGGCGCTTCTTCGAGGATTTCCACCTCGGCGACGTGATCGTCCATGCAACGCCGCGCACGGTCACGGCCGGCGACGTCTCGCTCTACACGGCGCTCTACGGCCCGCGCTTCGCCGTGCAGTCCTCGGACGCCTTCGCCCAGGCGATCGGCTACGAGACCGCACCGGTCGACGACCTCCTCGTCTTCCACATCGTCTTCGGCAAGACGGTGCCGGACGTCTCGATCAATGCGGTGGCCAATCTCGGCTATGCTGATGGCCGCTTCCTGAAGCCCGTCTTCCCCGGCGACACGCTCTCGACCACCTCGGAGGTGATCGGCCTCAAGCAGACCTCCGCCGGTGATGCCGGCATCGTCTATGTCCGCTCGATCGGCCGCAACCAACATGGTGAGATCGTGCTGAGCTATGCGCGCTGGGTGCTGGTGCGCAAGCGAAAGCCCGGAACGCCGGCTCATGCCGAGCAGGTGCCGGAACTGCCCAAGGCGGTGCTGCCGGAGGAGCTCGGCGAGGGCTGCCCGCCCATCGATCTGTCAGCCTATGACGACGCGCTCGCCGGCAGCCCCTTCCGCTGGGGCGACTATGCGGCGGGCGAGCGCATCGACCATGTCGACGGCATGACGGTGGAAGAGGCCGAGCACCAGATCGCGACGCGCCTCTACCAGAACACCGCCAAGGTGCATTTCGACGGCCATGGCGCCCGCTCCACCCGCTTCGGCAAGCGCCTGATCTATGGCGGCCATGTCATCAGCCTCGCCCGGGCGCTCTCCTTCAACGGGCTCGGCAACGCCTTCCACATCGCCGCGATCAATGGCGGGCGCCATGTCGCGCCGCTCTTCGCCGGCGACACGGTCTTCGCCTGGAGCGAAGTGCTGGAAGTGGCCGCGCTGCCCGGGCGCGAGGATGTCGGCGCGCTGCGGCTGCGGCTGGTCGCGACCAAGAACCGGCCCTGCGCCGACCATCCGCTGAAGGCGGGCGAGGGCTACGACCCCGACGTGATTCTCGATCTCGACTACTGGGCCCTGCTGCCGCGTTAG
- the secA gene encoding preprotein translocase subunit SecA has product MLGALAKKLFGSSNDRRVKGYGPRVAAINALEKEVSALSDEALQARTAAFREQLAKGAKLDDLLVPAFATVREAARRVLGQRPYDVQLIGGIVLHEGAIAEMKTGEGKTLVATLPTYLNALAGNGVHVVTVNDYLARRDAEWMAKLYNFLGLSVGIIVHGIDDEERQRAYACDITYGTNNEFGFDYLRDNMKYEVGQMSQRGHHFAIVDEVDSILVDEARTPLIISGPLDDKSDLYLSIDKVLPGLVKGDYEVDEKQRAVSLTEAGNEHMEELLREAGLLKEGDLYDAQNVTLVHHVNQALRAHTLFTRDKDYIVRGDEVVIIDEFTGRMMPGRRYSEGLHQALEAKERVTVQPENATLASITFQNYFRLYSKLAGMTGTAATEADEFFQIYKLEVVEIPTNVPVARKDEDDEVYRTFEEKVRGVIREIKAAQEAGQPLLVGTTSIERSELIAEMLEKDGFKLIDFTDPKALEPIYEAARQGKPSRAFAVLNARFHEQEAYIVAQAGVPGAITIATNMAGRGTDIQLGGNAEMRINHDLAGMEEGPEREAQATRIRAEVADFKQRVLKAGGLYIVGTERHESRRIDNQLRGRAGRQGDPGRSKFFLSLQDDLMRIFGSDRMDGMLTKLGLKEDEAIVHPWINKAVEKAQGKVEARNFDIRKNILKYDDVMNDQRKVVFEQRRDFMRQASVRETIDDMRQGVADELVTRHIPEEAYPEQWDTAALKEGVLQFLNLDLPIEEWAKEEGIADAELRERIRKLADEDYAARIERNTEEVMVYVEKQVLLQTLDTLWREHLVTLDHLRQVIGWRGYAQRDPLNEYKQEAFELFDGLIGRLREQVTGNLMRIEVRFEQPEEAAPPAQDALPPPFGGYGSGGMQFAAVEADAEVLERNPADPSSWGKVGRNEACPCGSGKKYKHCHGQYI; this is encoded by the coding sequence GCGAGGCGCGTGCTCGGCCAGCGGCCCTATGACGTACAGCTCATCGGCGGCATCGTGCTGCACGAGGGCGCCATCGCCGAGATGAAGACCGGCGAAGGCAAGACCCTGGTCGCCACGCTGCCGACCTATCTCAACGCGCTCGCCGGCAACGGCGTCCATGTCGTCACGGTCAACGACTATCTCGCCCGCCGCGACGCGGAGTGGATGGCGAAGCTCTACAACTTCCTCGGCCTCAGCGTCGGCATCATCGTCCACGGCATCGACGACGAAGAGCGCCAGCGCGCCTATGCCTGCGACATCACCTACGGCACGAACAACGAGTTCGGCTTCGATTACCTGCGCGACAACATGAAGTACGAAGTCGGGCAGATGTCGCAGCGCGGCCACCACTTCGCGATCGTCGACGAGGTCGACTCGATCCTGGTCGACGAGGCCCGCACGCCGCTGATCATCTCCGGCCCGCTCGACGACAAGTCGGATCTCTACCTCTCGATCGACAAGGTGCTGCCCGGTCTGGTGAAGGGCGATTACGAGGTCGACGAGAAGCAGCGCGCCGTCTCGCTGACGGAAGCCGGCAACGAGCATATGGAGGAGCTGCTGCGCGAGGCGGGGCTGCTCAAGGAGGGCGACCTCTACGACGCCCAGAACGTCACGCTGGTCCACCACGTCAACCAGGCGCTGCGCGCCCACACCCTGTTCACGCGCGACAAGGACTACATCGTTCGCGGCGACGAGGTCGTCATCATCGACGAGTTTACCGGCCGCATGATGCCCGGCCGGCGCTATTCGGAAGGCCTGCACCAGGCGCTCGAGGCCAAGGAGCGCGTCACCGTCCAGCCCGAGAACGCGACGCTGGCCTCGATCACCTTCCAGAATTATTTCCGGCTCTATTCCAAGCTCGCCGGCATGACCGGCACGGCCGCGACCGAGGCCGACGAGTTCTTCCAGATCTACAAGCTCGAGGTCGTCGAGATCCCGACCAACGTCCCCGTCGCCCGCAAGGACGAGGACGACGAGGTCTACCGCACCTTCGAGGAGAAGGTCCGCGGCGTGATCCGCGAGATCAAGGCGGCGCAGGAGGCCGGCCAGCCGCTGCTCGTCGGCACCACCTCGATCGAGCGCTCCGAGCTGATCGCCGAGATGCTGGAGAAGGACGGCTTCAAGCTGATCGACTTCACCGACCCCAAGGCGCTGGAGCCGATCTACGAGGCCGCCCGCCAGGGCAAGCCCTCGCGCGCCTTCGCCGTGCTGAACGCCCGCTTCCACGAGCAGGAGGCCTATATCGTCGCCCAGGCCGGCGTGCCCGGCGCGATCACCATCGCCACCAACATGGCCGGCCGCGGCACCGACATCCAGCTCGGCGGCAATGCCGAGATGCGGATCAACCATGATCTCGCCGGCATGGAAGAGGGGCCCGAGCGCGAGGCGCAGGCCACCCGCATCCGCGCCGAAGTGGCGGACTTCAAGCAGCGCGTGCTCAAGGCCGGCGGGCTCTACATCGTCGGCACCGAGCGCCATGAGAGCCGCCGCATCGACAACCAGCTGCGCGGCCGCGCCGGCCGCCAGGGCGATCCCGGCCGTTCCAAGTTCTTCCTGTCGCTGCAGGACGACCTGATGCGGATCTTCGGCTCCGACCGCATGGACGGCATGCTGACCAAGCTCGGCCTCAAGGAGGACGAGGCGATCGTCCATCCCTGGATCAACAAGGCGGTCGAGAAGGCGCAAGGAAAGGTCGAGGCGCGCAACTTCGACATCCGCAAGAACATCCTGAAGTACGACGACGTCATGAACGACCAGCGCAAGGTCGTGTTCGAGCAGCGCCGCGACTTCATGCGCCAGGCCAGCGTGCGCGAGACCATCGACGACATGCGCCAGGGCGTCGCCGACGAGCTGGTGACGCGCCATATCCCCGAGGAGGCCTATCCCGAGCAGTGGGATACCGCCGCGCTCAAGGAGGGCGTGCTGCAGTTCCTCAATCTCGACCTGCCGATCGAGGAATGGGCCAAGGAAGAGGGCATCGCCGACGCCGAGCTGCGCGAGCGCATCCGCAAGCTCGCCGACGAGGACTATGCGGCGCGCATCGAGCGCAACACCGAAGAGGTGATGGTCTATGTCGAGAAGCAGGTGCTGCTGCAGACGCTCGACACGCTCTGGCGCGAGCACCTGGTCACGCTCGACCATTTGCGCCAGGTCATCGGCTGGCGCGGCTATGCCCAGCGCGATCCGCTGAACGAGTACAAGCAGGAGGCCTTCGAGCTGTTCGACGGCCTGATCGGCCGGCTGCGCGAGCAGGTCACCGGCAACCTGATGCGCATCGAGGTGCGCTTCGAGCAGCCCGAGGAGGCCGCCCCGCCGGCGCAGGACGCGCTGCCCCCGCCCTTCGGCGGCTATGGCTCCGGTGGCATGCAGTTCGCCGCGGTCGAGGCCGATGCCGAGGTGCTGGAGCGCAACCCGGCCGATCCCTCGAGCTGGGGCAAGGTCGGCCGCAACGAGGCCTGCCCCTGCGGCTCGGGCAAGAAGTACAAGCACTGCCACGGGCAGTACATCTGA